A DNA window from Allokutzneria albata contains the following coding sequences:
- a CDS encoding carbohydrate ABC transporter permease, with product MRRLGDGAIHLFMAAWAVMVAFPLVWAVISSLKTDEQILTSPWSLPDRPHLENWSRAWEQASIGEYFLNSLVVVGGALLLTMLLGSLVAYALARYSFPGNRFLYYLFVSGMLFPMFLALVPLFFVVKQLGLLGSYPGLILVYTAYALPFTVFFLTGFFRTLPNEVAESAALDGCSHTGIFFRVMLPMAKPGLISVGIFNFLGLWNQYLLPLVLNPDPANYVLAQGLAALSVSQGYRGDFSGLFAGLTIAMLPVLVVYLVFQRRIRSGLTAGAVR from the coding sequence ATGAGGCGACTCGGTGACGGCGCGATCCACCTGTTCATGGCGGCGTGGGCGGTGATGGTCGCGTTCCCGTTGGTGTGGGCGGTGATCAGCTCGCTCAAGACCGACGAGCAGATCCTGACCAGCCCGTGGTCGCTGCCCGACCGCCCGCACCTGGAGAACTGGTCGCGGGCGTGGGAGCAGGCCTCGATCGGCGAGTACTTCCTCAACAGCCTGGTCGTGGTCGGCGGAGCGCTGCTGCTGACCATGCTCCTCGGCTCGCTCGTCGCCTACGCGCTGGCCCGGTACTCCTTCCCCGGCAACAGGTTCCTGTACTACCTGTTCGTCAGCGGCATGCTCTTCCCGATGTTCCTGGCCCTGGTGCCGCTGTTCTTCGTCGTCAAGCAGCTCGGGCTGCTGGGGAGCTACCCCGGCCTGATCCTGGTCTACACCGCGTACGCGTTGCCGTTCACGGTGTTCTTCCTGACCGGGTTCTTCCGCACCCTGCCCAACGAGGTGGCGGAGTCGGCGGCGCTGGACGGCTGCTCGCACACGGGGATCTTCTTCCGCGTCATGCTGCCGATGGCCAAGCCGGGGCTGATCAGCGTGGGGATCTTCAACTTCCTCGGCCTGTGGAACCAGTACCTGCTGCCCCTCGTGCTCAACCCGGACCCGGCGAACTACGTGCTCGCGCAGGGCCTGGCGGCGCTGTCGGTGAGCCAGGGCTACCGCGGCGACTTCAGCGGCCTGTTCGCCGGGCTGACGATCGCGATGCTGCCGGTCCTGGTGGTGTACCTGGTGTTCCAGCGCCGCATCCGCTCCGGCCTCACCGCGGGCGCCGTGCGGTAG
- a CDS encoding response regulator, which produces MIRVLLVDDQPLVRAGLRMLCDTEELIEVVGEAGDGEQAVRLAERLTPDVVLMDLRMPRLDGIEASRRILRNLPATRIVVLTTFDDDDHLYPALEAGACGFLAKDAEPAELLAAIGRAAAGESPFSPRVLDRLVDQALRARQPRRATGPQLPEGITEREREVLALLGDGLANAEIAERLNLGVTTVKTHVAGLMGKTGRANRVQLAILAVQLGLSGG; this is translated from the coding sequence ATGATCAGGGTGCTGCTGGTGGACGACCAGCCGCTGGTGCGCGCGGGGCTGCGCATGCTCTGCGACACCGAGGAGCTGATCGAGGTCGTCGGGGAGGCCGGGGACGGGGAGCAGGCGGTGCGGCTGGCCGAACGGCTGACGCCGGACGTCGTGCTGATGGACCTGCGGATGCCCCGGCTGGACGGCATCGAGGCCTCCCGCCGCATCCTGCGCAACCTGCCCGCCACCCGGATCGTGGTGCTCACCACGTTCGACGACGACGACCACCTCTACCCCGCCCTGGAGGCAGGGGCCTGCGGTTTCCTGGCCAAGGACGCCGAGCCCGCCGAACTGCTGGCGGCCATCGGGCGGGCCGCGGCCGGGGAGAGCCCGTTCAGCCCGAGGGTGCTCGACCGCCTGGTCGACCAGGCGCTGCGGGCCAGGCAGCCGCGCCGGGCGACGGGTCCGCAACTGCCTGAGGGGATCACCGAACGGGAACGCGAGGTGCTGGCGTTGCTCGGCGACGGCCTGGCCAACGCCGAGATCGCCGAGCGGCTGAACCTGGGCGTCACCACGGTGAAAACGCACGTCGCGGGCCTGATGGGCAAGACGGGGCGGGCCAACCGGGTGCAACTGGCCATCCTGGCCGTGCAGCTCGGGCTCTCCGGCGGCTAG
- a CDS encoding class I SAM-dependent methyltransferase, translating to MSAKHSELLPFLQAAVRNPNVIGAIAPSSPRLAERLAEVVPSTGTPTVVELGPGTGVVSSAIADRLPAAGRHIAVELDEDMIRLLARNRPDLELVHGDAARLGDLLAARGLDKVDTVVSGLPWTLFPPAQQLRILGQIVKVLTPDGAFTTFSYLNAYPMAGARRFRRMLRGSFDEVLITRTVWRNLMPALTYVCRRPRHDRLA from the coding sequence ATGTCCGCCAAGCACAGCGAACTGCTGCCGTTCCTCCAGGCCGCGGTGCGCAATCCGAACGTCATCGGCGCCATCGCGCCCAGCTCTCCCCGGCTCGCCGAACGGCTGGCCGAGGTGGTGCCCAGCACCGGGACACCGACAGTGGTCGAGCTGGGGCCGGGCACCGGAGTGGTCAGCTCGGCCATCGCCGACCGCCTGCCCGCGGCGGGCAGGCACATCGCGGTGGAGCTGGACGAGGACATGATCCGCCTGCTCGCGCGGAATCGGCCGGATCTGGAACTGGTGCACGGCGACGCCGCGCGACTGGGCGATCTGCTCGCCGCCCGTGGACTGGACAAAGTGGACACTGTGGTGAGCGGCCTGCCGTGGACGCTTTTCCCGCCCGCGCAACAGTTGCGCATCCTCGGCCAGATCGTGAAGGTGCTCACACCGGACGGCGCGTTCACCACGTTCAGCTACCTCAACGCGTATCCGATGGCGGGAGCGAGGCGGTTCCGCCGGATGCTTCGAGGTAGTTTCGACGAAGTGCTCATCACCCGGACCGTGTGGCGCAACCTGATGCCCGCGCTGACCTACGTTTGCCGAAGGCCCCGCCATGACCGTCTTGCGTGA
- a CDS encoding Uma2 family endonuclease, whose product MTVLPDWMRPPRAEGWYADDLDHLPEAPRHTELIDGALVFMMSPQRIWHSRVVTALNNELTAQAPEEVSVEREMTIRLDDRNRPEPDLVVTTAPLELDRTWFAPEDVVLVVEVVSAESAHRDRTVKLRKYAEAGIPHYWIVEDENTAPVVHVYELDGPTKTYVPVCIARDVLDRPVPFPLHVELSSLIPRRR is encoded by the coding sequence ATGACCGTGCTGCCGGACTGGATGCGCCCTCCTCGCGCCGAGGGCTGGTATGCGGACGACCTGGACCACCTACCCGAGGCTCCCCGCCACACGGAACTGATCGACGGAGCACTCGTCTTCATGATGTCGCCCCAGCGGATCTGGCACAGCCGCGTCGTCACCGCGCTCAACAACGAGCTGACCGCCCAGGCTCCGGAGGAAGTCAGCGTCGAGCGCGAGATGACCATCCGGTTGGACGATCGGAATCGACCCGAACCGGACCTCGTCGTCACGACGGCGCCGCTCGAACTGGATCGCACCTGGTTCGCGCCCGAGGACGTCGTTCTCGTCGTCGAGGTCGTCTCCGCGGAGTCGGCCCATCGCGATCGGACCGTGAAGCTGCGCAAGTACGCCGAGGCGGGCATTCCGCACTACTGGATCGTCGAGGACGAGAACACGGCGCCGGTGGTCCACGTCTACGAACTCGACGGACCGACGAAGACCTACGTCCCGGTGTGCATCGCCCGGGACGTCCTCGACCGTCCGGTCCCCTTCCCCCTCCACGTGGAGCTGAGCAGTCTCATCCCGCGTCGCCGGTGA
- a CDS encoding sugar isomerase domain-containing protein, giving the protein MTVSAQGYLEVITDLVRTVGTEQLPNIHAAADVIADCVRAGGVVQAFGCGHSEALAMEIAGRAGGLVPSNRISLRDLVLFGGEPVSVLEGPLLEKDPTVAHRLYELAPVGAEDVFVIASNSGVNGLIVEFALHVKSKGHKVIALTSRQHTDLVESNHPSGRKLAELADVVLDNGAPYGDSALPLPRQGETGAAGAVGAVSSITAALLAQQITVEVVRRLLADGAELPVYLSANIPGGREHNKVIEDRYAGRIRRTA; this is encoded by the coding sequence TTGACAGTCTCTGCCCAGGGTTACCTCGAAGTGATCACTGATCTGGTCAGGACCGTTGGTACCGAACAGCTTCCCAACATCCACGCCGCCGCGGACGTGATCGCCGACTGCGTGCGCGCCGGTGGTGTCGTCCAGGCGTTCGGCTGCGGGCACTCCGAGGCGCTGGCCATGGAGATCGCCGGGCGCGCGGGCGGCCTGGTGCCCTCGAACCGGATCTCGTTGCGGGACCTGGTCCTCTTCGGCGGCGAGCCCGTCTCGGTGCTGGAGGGTCCGCTGCTGGAGAAGGACCCGACCGTCGCGCACCGGCTCTACGAGCTGGCCCCGGTCGGCGCGGAGGACGTGTTCGTGATCGCGTCCAACTCGGGTGTGAACGGGCTGATCGTGGAGTTCGCCCTGCACGTGAAGTCCAAGGGGCACAAGGTGATCGCGCTGACCTCGCGGCAGCACACCGACCTCGTCGAGTCCAACCACCCGAGCGGGCGCAAGCTGGCCGAGCTGGCCGACGTGGTGCTGGACAACGGTGCCCCGTACGGCGACTCGGCGCTGCCCCTCCCCCGCCAAGGGGAAACAGGCGCAGCGGGAGCCGTCGGCGCGGTCTCGTCGATCACCGCGGCGCTGCTGGCCCAGCAGATCACCGTCGAGGTCGTGCGGCGACTGCTGGCCGACGGCGCGGAACTGCCGGTCTACCTCTCGGCCAACATCCCCGGCGGACGCGAGCACAACAAGGTGATCGAGGACCGCTACGCCGGGCGCATCCGTCGAACCGCTTGA
- a CDS encoding N-acetylglucosamine kinase codes for MLVLGADCGGSTTRVIAATLDGRVAGVGRAGPGNPTGGDPERAAAELGKAVSLALEGLEPALVRAGVVGMAGYSRLTDPAVRAAYDAEWAAAGLNCPLWTYGDAPVAFAAGTAHPSGRVLIAGTGAVAVEIRSRAELRAADGLGWLIGDEGSGYWIGREAIRHAARALNAGVEPDPLGARVLDHFEAGSREGLLTAVYTASRAEIAALAPVVFDLADAEASASTVVTRAAERLLSTLAELGEVPGPLVLAGGLLTEDTPLRAAVLARLSEPAVTAADTARAAAWLALVELTTPDPVAAADLHRRMITGDAG; via the coding sequence ATGCTTGTGCTCGGAGCGGACTGCGGCGGAAGCACCACCCGCGTGATCGCGGCGACCCTGGACGGGCGCGTCGCGGGCGTCGGCCGGGCCGGTCCCGGCAACCCCACCGGCGGCGACCCGGAGCGGGCGGCCGCCGAGCTGGGCAAGGCCGTCTCGCTCGCCCTGGAGGGGCTTGAACCCGCCCTGGTGCGCGCGGGCGTCGTCGGCATGGCCGGTTACAGCAGGCTCACCGATCCCGCGGTGCGGGCGGCCTACGACGCGGAGTGGGCGGCGGCCGGGCTGAACTGTCCACTATGGACATACGGGGACGCCCCGGTGGCGTTCGCTGCCGGAACCGCGCATCCCAGCGGCCGCGTGCTCATCGCGGGCACCGGGGCGGTGGCCGTCGAGATCCGCTCCCGTGCGGAGCTGCGCGCCGCGGACGGGCTCGGTTGGCTCATCGGCGACGAGGGCTCCGGATACTGGATCGGACGCGAGGCGATCCGGCACGCGGCGCGGGCGCTCAACGCGGGTGTCGAACCCGACCCGCTCGGGGCGCGCGTCCTCGACCACTTCGAGGCCGGCTCCCGCGAGGGCTTGCTGACCGCCGTCTACACCGCTTCCCGCGCCGAGATCGCCGCGCTCGCACCGGTCGTCTTCGACCTCGCCGACGCCGAAGCGTCGGCGTCCACTGTGGTCACGAGGGCCGCCGAGCGCCTGCTGTCGACGCTGGCGGAACTGGGCGAGGTACCCGGCCCGCTCGTGCTCGCCGGGGGCCTGCTGACCGAGGACACCCCGCTCCGCGCGGCGGTGCTGGCCCGGCTGTCGGAACCCGCCGTGACCGCCGCCGACACCGCGCGCGCGGCCGCGTGGCTGGCCCTGGTCGAACTCACCACCCCGGACCCCGTCGCGGCCGCCGACCTGCACCGCCGCATGATCACCGGCGACGCGGGATGA
- a CDS encoding DUF6879 family protein produces MSEPLPRRPTGSRLSPEDYLEDFYPRFWAIDRHDFWKLERIQSFRESGSASWDAFTRGDWEESLALIRARRDDLREYYDRVARSGFVTYRVRVVEEEISPYLQWQLHSLVQRNQLGERIRIVGGRHVSRFEPRGILPEIVTVGSSAVYEVLYDDSGSLSGAILSERSSDVESWRDFIRGLYEVGEDVEAFFARRVAPLDPPRVA; encoded by the coding sequence ATGAGTGAACCGCTACCGCGCAGGCCGACCGGTTCCCGGCTGTCGCCGGAGGACTACCTCGAGGACTTCTACCCGAGGTTCTGGGCGATCGACCGCCACGACTTCTGGAAGCTGGAACGCATCCAGTCCTTCCGCGAGTCCGGCAGCGCGAGCTGGGACGCGTTCACCCGCGGGGACTGGGAGGAGTCGCTCGCCCTGATCCGGGCGCGGCGGGACGACCTCCGCGAGTACTACGACCGCGTTGCCCGCAGTGGATTCGTGACCTATCGGGTCCGGGTCGTCGAGGAAGAGATATCGCCCTATCTGCAATGGCAGCTGCACTCTCTGGTGCAACGCAACCAGCTCGGTGAGCGGATACGCATCGTAGGCGGGCGGCACGTGTCAAGATTTGAGCCGCGAGGCATTTTGCCGGAAATTGTGACGGTCGGTTCGTCGGCCGTTTACGAAGTGCTCTACGACGATAGTGGTTCCCTTTCTGGAGCTATTCTTTCCGAGCGGTCCTCGGACGTGGAATCCTGGCGGGATTTCATTCGGGGCCTGTACGAGGTCGGCGAGGACGTCGAAGCCTTTTTCGCTCGAAGGGTCGCGCCACTGGATCCGCCGCGGGTCGCCTGA
- a CDS encoding MurR/RpiR family transcriptional regulator: MALDGEGLLARLRTELPGLPEALQRVAELILRDPEEAAQSTIVDLAERSGTSPATVTRFCRTLGFRGYAGLRVAIATEIGRAAQARWEIDVDRDIAPDHPLQRVLGVIVNADTQAIRETADRLDLTAVEVVASSIAESIGSGRRVEVFGVGSSAAATTELVFRLQRLRVACWHRAEAHSALSSAALLRPGDLAIGVSHSGRTREVIEFLSEAAEHGAMTVAVTSYPRSPLAESAELVLTTETHETSFRLAALSALHSQLLVLDLVYVAVAQRSHPAVDEAFELTARAVQTHRLPEHPIRKGKHR, translated from the coding sequence ATGGCGCTCGACGGCGAAGGACTGCTCGCACGGCTGCGCACGGAGCTGCCCGGACTGCCCGAGGCACTGCAGCGCGTCGCCGAGCTGATCCTGCGCGATCCGGAGGAGGCCGCGCAGTCGACGATCGTCGACCTCGCCGAGCGCTCCGGGACCTCCCCCGCCACCGTGACCCGGTTCTGCCGCACCCTCGGTTTCCGCGGCTACGCGGGCCTGCGGGTGGCCATCGCCACCGAGATCGGCCGGGCCGCGCAGGCGCGCTGGGAGATCGACGTCGACCGCGACATCGCGCCGGACCACCCGTTGCAGCGGGTGCTCGGGGTGATCGTCAACGCCGACACCCAGGCGATCCGCGAGACCGCCGACCGGCTGGACCTGACCGCGGTGGAGGTGGTCGCCAGCAGCATCGCCGAGTCGATCGGCTCCGGCCGCCGGGTGGAGGTCTTCGGCGTCGGCAGCAGCGCGGCGGCGACCACCGAGCTGGTGTTCCGGTTGCAGCGGCTGCGGGTGGCGTGCTGGCACCGGGCCGAGGCGCACTCCGCGCTGAGCAGTGCCGCGCTGCTGCGCCCCGGCGACCTGGCCATCGGCGTCTCGCACAGCGGCCGCACCCGTGAGGTGATCGAGTTCCTGTCCGAGGCGGCCGAGCACGGCGCGATGACGGTCGCGGTGACCTCCTACCCCCGCTCCCCGCTGGCCGAGAGCGCCGAGCTGGTGCTGACCACCGAGACGCACGAGACGAGCTTCCGGCTGGCCGCGCTCTCCGCCCTGCACTCCCAGCTGCTCGTGCTGGACCTCGTCTACGTCGCCGTGGCGCAGCGCAGCCACCCGGCCGTCGACGAGGCGTTCGAGCTGACCGCCCGCGCGGTCCAGACCCACCGGCTTCCCGAACATCCGATCCGGAAGGGGAAACACCGTTGA
- the ngcE gene encoding N-acetylglucosamine/diacetylchitobiose ABC transporter substrate-binding protein — MLRGALAAAATPLLAGCVTAGGGDQGPALRGQITKDNPLGVALDAPLEVVIFKGAYGDQYALDAERAYNQRHPQAKINHQAIQKVGEALQPRFVADTPPDVVDNTGAGSLDLPTLVKANQVSDLTELLDSPSLHDPAVRVRDTLLPGVVDDGTFNGRPRALNLVYTAWGVWYSRTLFAERGWSYPKTWDQMLTLCGEIKKSGIAPWTHQGKYPDYVGDLLVSMAFKAGGNELLLAVDNLEPNAWKHEAMVNAATAFAELVGKGYVMPGSEGLSHTEAQAAWSQGKAAFLPCGSWLESEQKGVTPESFQMVMMPPPQLSTSDKMPANAVRAGGAQSFIVPEKARNRQGGMDFLRTLFAVPQARRFAELASALPSVKGATEGLRLSSGADSVRAAVNAAGDNAFRYRFRTWYGTLKKAWDDATGELFTGRLTPQQWADRVQRAADAVARDPNITKYRR; from the coding sequence GTGCTTCGCGGAGCGTTGGCCGCGGCGGCGACCCCCCTGCTCGCCGGCTGTGTGACGGCGGGCGGCGGAGACCAGGGCCCCGCGCTGCGCGGGCAGATCACCAAGGACAACCCGCTCGGCGTCGCCCTCGACGCGCCCCTGGAGGTGGTGATCTTCAAGGGGGCCTACGGCGACCAGTACGCCCTCGACGCGGAGCGCGCCTACAACCAGCGGCACCCGCAGGCGAAGATCAACCACCAGGCCATCCAGAAGGTCGGCGAGGCGCTGCAACCGCGCTTCGTCGCCGACACCCCGCCTGACGTCGTGGACAACACCGGCGCGGGCTCGCTGGACCTGCCGACGCTGGTGAAGGCCAACCAGGTCAGCGACCTCACCGAACTGCTGGACTCGCCCTCGCTGCACGACCCGGCCGTGCGGGTGCGCGACACGTTGCTGCCCGGCGTGGTCGACGACGGCACGTTCAACGGGCGCCCCCGCGCGCTCAACCTCGTCTACACCGCCTGGGGCGTCTGGTACTCCCGCACGTTGTTCGCCGAGCGCGGGTGGTCCTATCCCAAGACTTGGGACCAGATGCTCACGCTCTGCGGGGAGATCAAGAAGTCCGGGATCGCGCCGTGGACGCACCAGGGCAAGTACCCGGACTACGTCGGCGATCTGCTGGTGTCGATGGCGTTCAAGGCGGGCGGGAACGAGCTGCTGCTCGCCGTGGACAACCTGGAGCCCAACGCCTGGAAGCACGAGGCGATGGTCAACGCGGCCACCGCCTTCGCCGAGCTGGTGGGCAAGGGCTACGTCATGCCCGGTTCGGAGGGCCTGTCGCACACCGAGGCGCAGGCCGCGTGGTCGCAGGGCAAGGCGGCGTTCCTGCCGTGCGGCTCGTGGCTGGAGAGCGAGCAGAAGGGCGTCACGCCGGAGAGCTTCCAGATGGTGATGATGCCGCCACCCCAACTGTCCACTTCGGACAAGATGCCCGCGAACGCGGTGCGCGCGGGCGGTGCGCAGAGCTTCATCGTGCCGGAGAAGGCCCGCAACCGGCAGGGCGGGATGGACTTCCTGCGCACGCTGTTCGCGGTGCCGCAGGCGCGCCGTTTCGCCGAGCTGGCCAGCGCGCTGCCCTCGGTGAAGGGCGCGACCGAGGGGCTGCGCCTGTCGTCCGGTGCGGACTCCGTCCGTGCTGCCGTGAACGCCGCCGGGGACAACGCGTTCCGCTACCGCTTCCGCACCTGGTACGGCACGTTGAAGAAGGCGTGGGACGACGCGACGGGCGAGCTGTTCACCGGGCGGCTGACCCCGCAGCAGTGGGCCGACCGCGTGCAGCGCGCCGCGGACGCGGTCGCCAGGGACCCCAACATCACCAAGTACCGGCGCTGA
- a CDS encoding sensor histidine kinase encodes MKVRAGTGLRRLVRVVPALLALLYLVPGLLVPLAWWRSTEEYEWAMVLASAALALYSGRLSLVAVLLQVALLIAVDQEFAAGSEVVQLALLINLFGLTERPGRELIVGTVGATVATVLNLVDVPFDRAPAPLMPVGACIVAAPVLLGLHQRALRDAASQAEQRMQETVLRSELERRQATASERAAISRELHDLVAHHVASIVLRVGVARHVAADTDPRIRAVLDDVHTTATTALEDLRRLVSVLRDPERGPVSPLPDPAELIESLNDLVRRTRQAGLTVTAEFGPGLSTLDSVRRLAVLRIAQEALTNSLKHAGGGAAARLKVSLTEAEAVVVEVADNGGYADTSGLQVPGGHGLVGMRERVELLGGSLLAGPAPGGGWRVTAVLPENSGEERG; translated from the coding sequence GTGAAAGTGCGGGCGGGAACCGGGCTGCGGCGACTGGTCAGGGTCGTGCCCGCGCTGCTGGCCCTGCTCTACCTGGTCCCCGGTCTGCTGGTCCCGCTGGCGTGGTGGCGCAGCACAGAGGAGTACGAGTGGGCGATGGTCCTGGCCTCGGCCGCGCTCGCGCTCTACTCGGGACGGTTGTCCCTGGTGGCGGTGCTCCTCCAGGTGGCGCTGCTGATCGCCGTCGACCAGGAGTTCGCCGCGGGCAGCGAGGTCGTCCAGCTCGCGTTGCTGATCAACCTGTTCGGGCTGACCGAACGGCCGGGGCGGGAGCTGATCGTCGGGACCGTGGGGGCGACGGTGGCCACCGTGCTGAACCTGGTGGACGTGCCGTTCGACCGGGCCCCGGCGCCGTTGATGCCGGTGGGCGCGTGCATCGTCGCCGCGCCGGTGCTGCTCGGCCTGCACCAGCGGGCCCTGCGCGACGCCGCGTCCCAGGCCGAACAACGGATGCAGGAGACCGTGTTGCGCTCCGAGCTGGAGCGGCGGCAGGCGACGGCGAGCGAGCGCGCGGCGATCTCGCGGGAGCTGCACGACCTCGTCGCCCACCACGTCGCCTCGATCGTGCTGCGGGTCGGCGTCGCCCGGCACGTCGCCGCCGACACCGATCCCCGCATCCGCGCGGTGCTCGACGACGTGCACACCACCGCGACCACCGCACTGGAGGACCTGCGCCGCCTGGTCAGCGTGCTGCGCGATCCCGAGCGGGGACCGGTCTCGCCGCTGCCCGATCCGGCCGAGCTGATCGAGTCGCTCAACGACCTGGTGCGGCGCACCCGGCAGGCCGGGCTGACGGTGACGGCGGAGTTCGGCCCCGGACTGTCCACATTGGACTCCGTGCGGCGGTTGGCGGTGCTGCGGATCGCCCAGGAGGCCCTGACCAACTCGCTCAAGCACGCGGGCGGGGGCGCGGCCGCGCGGCTGAAGGTCTCGCTCACCGAGGCCGAGGCGGTGGTCGTCGAGGTCGCCGACAACGGCGGGTACGCGGACACCAGCGGACTGCAGGTCCCCGGTGGGCACGGGTTGGTGGGCATGCGGGAGCGGGTGGAGCTGCTGGGCGGTTCGCTGCTGGCGGGCCCGGCCCCCGGGGGCGGGTGGCGGGTGACCGCCGTGCTGCCGGAGAACAGCGGTGAGGAGCGCGGATGA
- a CDS encoding carbohydrate ABC transporter permease has translation MKHGRYRFLAMAILPALALHVIFVLSPYAQAFYLSLTDWTGVAGQANFVGLDNFARLGEDPLFLSALGNNALMLIVVPLATIAIALFLASMLNLGGRRGRAEVSGVAGGKVYKIVYFFPQLLSVPIIAVLWQFVYSPNNGLLNGFLTAVGLDGLTRTWLADGSVALWAVMAVMIWSAVGFYVVLFSAAMDSIPRELFEAARLDGAGRFATFRSITLPLVRDNVNAAFVYLGIAALDGFALVQILSVGPGGPDGATEVIGLGLYRNAFSFGQFGYASAMGVALFFLTLTLAVVAMRSGRRTKVEMA, from the coding sequence GTGAAGCACGGCAGATACCGCTTCCTGGCGATGGCGATCCTGCCTGCGCTGGCCCTGCACGTGATCTTCGTGCTCTCGCCGTACGCGCAGGCGTTCTACCTGTCGTTGACCGACTGGACGGGGGTGGCGGGGCAGGCGAACTTCGTCGGCCTGGACAACTTCGCCCGGCTCGGCGAGGACCCGCTGTTCCTGTCGGCGCTGGGCAACAACGCGCTGATGCTGATCGTGGTCCCGCTGGCCACGATCGCCATCGCCCTGTTCCTCGCGTCCATGCTCAACCTCGGCGGGCGGCGCGGGCGCGCCGAGGTCTCCGGGGTCGCCGGCGGGAAGGTCTACAAGATCGTCTACTTCTTCCCGCAGCTGCTGTCGGTGCCGATCATCGCGGTGCTCTGGCAGTTCGTGTACAGCCCGAACAACGGTCTGCTCAACGGTTTCCTGACCGCGGTGGGGCTGGACGGGCTGACCCGCACCTGGCTCGCCGACGGTTCGGTGGCGCTGTGGGCGGTGATGGCGGTGATGATCTGGTCGGCCGTCGGGTTCTACGTCGTGCTGTTCAGCGCGGCCATGGACTCCATCCCCCGCGAGCTGTTCGAGGCGGCGCGGCTGGACGGCGCCGGGCGCTTCGCGACGTTCCGCTCCATCACGCTGCCCCTGGTGCGGGACAACGTCAACGCGGCCTTCGTGTACCTGGGGATCGCGGCGCTGGACGGCTTCGCGCTGGTGCAGATCCTGTCGGTCGGCCCCGGCGGTCCCGACGGCGCCACCGAGGTGATCGGGCTCGGCCTGTACCGCAACGCCTTCTCCTTCGGCCAGTTCGGCTACGCGTCGGCGATGGGCGTCGCACTGTTCTTCCTGACCCTGACGCTGGCCGTGGTGGCGATGCGCTCGGGCCGCCGCACGAAGGTGGAGATGGCATGA
- a CDS encoding DedA family protein, with the protein MTVLRDTLAGLPPSLVHLVFGVLVTLEAAIVLGVVLPGVSGLLLFGFLAYVGNVSLVAAGCVAAVGAALGTTLAYASGRRLSRADGLPDSRIVRRIGAERWHRTENLLDRFGGRAVLLGQWVVGIRTLMPRFAAMAGLSYRRFASWSVPVSLLWGSTWVVVGWTAGSAYERVASIAGWVSLVLLALAAAVLAVVLHRRRVAAA; encoded by the coding sequence ATGACCGTCTTGCGTGACACCCTGGCCGGCCTGCCGCCCTCGCTGGTCCACCTGGTCTTCGGGGTGCTCGTGACGCTGGAGGCGGCGATCGTGCTCGGCGTCGTGCTGCCCGGGGTCAGCGGCCTGCTGCTGTTCGGTTTCCTGGCCTACGTCGGCAACGTCAGCCTGGTCGCCGCGGGCTGCGTCGCCGCGGTCGGCGCCGCGCTGGGGACCACGCTCGCCTACGCGTCCGGCCGCAGGCTCAGCCGGGCCGACGGCCTGCCGGACAGCCGGATCGTGCGCCGCATCGGCGCGGAGCGCTGGCACCGCACGGAGAACCTGCTCGACCGGTTCGGCGGCCGGGCCGTCCTCTTGGGACAGTGGGTGGTCGGCATCCGCACCCTGATGCCCCGCTTCGCCGCCATGGCCGGGCTGTCCTACCGCCGGTTCGCGTCCTGGAGCGTGCCCGTGTCGCTGCTGTGGGGATCGACCTGGGTGGTGGTCGGCTGGACCGCGGGCAGCGCCTACGAGCGCGTCGCGTCCATCGCGGGCTGGGTGAGCCTGGTCCTGCTCGCGCTCGCCGCCGCGGTGCTCGCCGTCGTGCTGCACCGCCGCCGAGTGGCCGCGGCCTGA